DNA from Lagenorhynchus albirostris chromosome 15, mLagAlb1.1, whole genome shotgun sequence:
GCCCTGACCACTGGCCCAGGGAACAGGCTAGGGGCAGAGGGCCGGGCAGTGGGGACACCTCGAGTGAGTGTCACAGGGCCCCTGACTGTGGCCCCTCCCTCCGCCTCCAGACTCTGGAAGACAGATACAGCCCTGGAAGAGGCAGGCGACTGCTTTAGGAAGGGATGGGTGGACTTTACCCAGGTGCTTCCATCGTCCACCAGAGGGCACCCAGGGCAACACCTGCGTTGGAGCAGCGCCTGCAGGAGGGCTCTGTGCCCAGTTTCACTGGGCAGAGGGGACAGAGGCCTGGCGGTGGCTGTTCCCTCCCGGAGAATACACTTCCCCACCCACAGGGACTGCACTCAGAGCCTCCATGGGGCAGGTTCAAGTGTGCTCAGGGGCAGCACCCTGGCCCGGATCCcatccccgcccctccccagggctggcCCCAAGGACCAGAGTGAAGGGACACGATCACTGCCATTCCCGGAGACCCTTCCCAGGTTCTGCTCACTGGGGAGAAAGCGCTTTCAGAAATGATTAATTAGCCAAGTTCGTGGGAGTCTCAGAGTCCCCAGGCCATCCTCAACTGTGAAGGCAGCTCTAATATTTTAAACGGCCAATTTACCTCCCTTACAAATTAGcctacacattctttttttttttttaatatttatttggtcgctccgggtcttagttgcggcaggcaggctccttagtctcagcacgtgggctccttagttgcagcatgcatgcggggtctagttcccagaccagggctcgaagccgggccccctgcactgggagcgaggagtcttaaccactgcgccaccaggcaagcccctgtCCCACATTCTATAAGAGAAGTTTCAGGTCTGAGAGAGCACAGGGCATCCCCCTGCAACCCAGATGGCCATCCCTTACCCCTGTGCGCCCGCCCCTGCCCCTGGGCACAGAGGACACGGGGACCAGGCCGCCGCCCTGTTGGTCTCACTCTCCCGTGCCAGGCCCATACCAGCTGCCCACCTGTCCCACAGCTCCTGTGGAGCCTGTCTCCCCCTGCACGAGGTGCTGGGGGTACAGAGGGACAAGCCACCATTCCCGCTCTCCGGCCAAGGAAACAAATTAAGGAAACCAATACAAACAGTAATGATAAAACTTACATTTATTAAGCAACTACTATGTGCTACGCGGCAATGAGGCCCCACACGGCAGCCAAGGCCCGCTCCCGGGGGCCCCTCCAACGTGCCCCAGCCCAGCTGTGCGGCCCACGGAGACGGtggcagccccacccccaccggtGGCGTCTGGAGCACGGCCTCTGGTCCCAAACCAGGGAGAGCAGCGCAGGGCAGGTTCTGGCCTGCAGGCCAGCTGGCCAGCTACAGGGCCACTGGAGTTTGCTGAGACACGGCTCACCTCCACCTCAGGACCTCTGGCAAAGTCACGTCCCCTGTGGTTCTCACCTGCGTCGCACCTGCATTAATGCTATGCTTGGTCACCACAAGCAAAACCACCTGAGCACGCAGCCCAGGTGCCCCAGATCAGGCTGGCTCTCCCAGCCCCGCCGCTTTTGGCGCCTGTACCTGCTCCCTGCAGACCAAAGGCAGGACCACCCAAGACTTCCTCAGTCTTTGAGACCCTTCCTACCCCTGCTCCTTGGTTCTCCTTGTCTGGTACACCCCTCCCCCACGCATCCTCTTTTATgagttgaactgtgtccctcaaAATGATACGttcaagtcctaactcccagtgtCTGTGATCagggccttatttggaaatagggtctttgcaaatgtaatcaaCTTACATTTGAGGTCACACGGATtcgggtgggccctaaatcttgtgactggtgtccttatgagaaaagggaaattggacacagagacacacacaggaagAGGGGCCacatgaagatggaggcagaggtgggggggaCGCGTCTGCGAGACGAGGAGCTCCAAGGGCTGCCAGCAAACCCCAGAAGCTCAGAGGaaagcctggaacagatcctcccTCGGAACCCCaggaaggaaccaaccctgccaacactgTGACTTCGGACTTCTGCCCACTggaactgtaagaaaattaatttctgctgttttaaactACCCcgtttgtggtaatctgttatggcagccacaggaagCGAATACAACTGCCTATCCCAAACACTTGCACTAATGGAACCAGTGTCACAGATGCTCCAGCGTGTACCAGACACTGACTATGCCGGACACTGTGCCAACCTGGGAAGACAACAAGAACAGGTCAGCGACACGAAAACCTGGGAGCCCAAGTGATGTGTCAAAGTGCTATACTCACCACATGACTCTCAAGGGGGCATGACGAGGGGACATTTCAGTGGGGCCTTGAAGGCAGAGTAGGAGTTTGCCGGGCAGGCTCCTATCCAAACATACTCTAAGGACAAGACTATACTTCTTGCTCTCTGACTACCTTGCACGCTTCCAAGGAACCCCTGGCTTTTCTCCATGCTCTGAGCATGAGCACGTGCTGTGGACACAGAGTGCAGAACACGGACCTCTCATGCCCTCTCAGGACACCAGTAAAAGAGCCCCGGGTATGTATATTTACGGACAAAACAGCAAGGTGAGTACACGGACTGCGAGCCCTACCAGGTCAAATCAGGTGACAGCCTAAGGTGAAGACCCATCTCCAAAGGTCAGCAGGCAGATTTTCTGCCCCGGGATGCAGTCTTTCTGGTCTGAGGTTTGGAAGCAGTGCTCCAACACACACTTTTGCCTGGAGACTTTGGGGAGCTTTAATAGGGGGTGGGTGCAAAGTGCAAATAACTGGATGAATGTTGATGCCAAGGCACCTTCAGGAACAGTGACTACACTCATCACACTTAAGCTCCATAAAGCCAGGGTCCGCAGAGGCCCTTGGGCTGCCAGCATGTGCATCTGAGCCACAACGCTCGACTCCGCCCAGCCCATTGTCCCACCCAGAAGTCACTGTCGGGGCAGAGCCGCTGTCTGGGCTCTACCTTAGCAGTGGGCACTCAGCCTCCCTATACCTGTCCCCTGATTGATAAAATGTGGATGACAATAACCACCACGAGAAAGTAAATGAACTAAGACCTGCAAAGCCCTCAGAATAAGGCCTGGTATACAGTAAGCACCCCATAAGTGTtgactaaacaaataaaaacacccCACTTTTAAACCTGTATTTCTCCTGCTCCTCAAGTCATCTCTTTCCTATTTAGCGTTTACTGAGGCTTCTAATTTGTCAAAACCAGTCACAGCAAAAGTAATCTCAAAATAGCCAAGAGGCTGAGGACAAGTCCCCCAGGTCCTGTCACGTCATCAAGGAAGAAGGGCTATGACCATCAAGGTGAGTCCCTTGGGGAAAAAGGAGGCTCATGGAAACCAAGGGATACTGCCAAGGACCccagattagaaaagaaaacaacgtAGCTACCAAAGACACTGAGAAAATTCAAATGGGAACGACTAACACCCCCTTTCTTCTGAGCTTATCTTCTAAACACAAACAGCAGGAAAATTTAAatctcaatttcaaaacttaaggCTTTGTTAAAGGTGCCCCCAAGCCCAGAAGGTTATCTCTAGAAAACCACGAGGCCAAACTTACAGAACGCGGGCAAGGCTGTAAAGCGAATCTGTAAAGTTTCTGTTAGGTGAGAAGGTTGGCCAGGTGTCACGCTGAAAAACAATTTGACACTCGAATAAGGGTGGCGAAGCTTGGCCAGCAGGTCAGCCCCGAGGTGTCGCGCGCTCCTTAAAGGGTTGCGGGGCTGCTGGAACGTCGTCCCACACTCTGGATGCGCCCCTTTGTGCCTCGGACTGCCAACACCTAAGGCGGCGGGCGTGGCCGGGTCCCCGTCGCCCCATGCGCCCCGTGGCGCCTCCACCAGTCAAGCTGCGCGCAGGGACCGGGGACGCCCACCTCGCAGAGTCACGGCTTTCACCAGCCAGGTGGGTCCCCTTAGCGCGCCGAGCGGCCAGCGGACACCACCCCGCGGGCACCCGGTCCCGCCGCCTTGCGCCCCTGCCCGCAGACCCTGGTCCCGAAAGCGGCGGGTCCCCACTGTGCCTGGCGCGGCCCGGGGTCGTTCACGGCTTGGCTCCGCCGACACCACCCCGCGGGccgccccgcgcccccgcccAGGCTGGCGCACGCCGGCCGCGAAGCGCGCGCCGGGCCACGGCGGGGTCGCGGCGGTCGACTGCGCCCCGGCTTTGTTCGAGCCCCGCGCCCGCCGGCTGCCCTCGACCCGGCCCGGCACCCGCCCGCACCCCGCGACCCCGCAGCCCCGGCCCGCGGCCCCCAGCCCACCTTCTGGATGGTTTGCTGCGTGACCTCCCCTTTGCCTCTCGGCCGGGCGGACGCGAAGGCCACCGACATGGTCGTGGGTGCGGGATCAGTCCGAGATCATCGGGGTTTATTCTCCGGCTGCTCTCGGCGGCCAGAGGCGCTCATTCTCCGCAGtcgctggggggcggggggcgtggGGGGCGCCGCGCCGTGGGCTCGCCCGCCCCTGCGCCGCCGCGTTGCCCTCGGGCCCGCCGCGCCGCCGCCCCGCCCACCGCCTCAGCCTGAGGACGAGCCCCACACGGCGCCCCCGGGCGGCCGCTCTGCGCCCCGCTCCCGGCCCGCCGCCACCCCGCCGCCCCCCGCGCCCGGCCGCCAGTGGttccgcccggccccgccccggcgCGCGCGCACGTCCGCCCGACGCCGCCCGACGCCGCCCGACGCCGCCTGACGCCTCCGGACACCGCCTTACGCTGGCAGCGCAGTCCCCGGCGCTGGGGGCGGGCGCAGCGGCGTCGTGAATCGCGGCCTGCGCGGCCGTGAGTGTGCGCTTTTCCCGGTCCTGATAGCGTCTCCCCGCCGGCATGAGCTACGACCGCGCCATCACCGTCTTCTCGCCCGACGGCCATCTCTTCCAAGTGGAGTACGCGCAGGAGGCCGTGAAGAAGGGCTCGACCGCGGTGAGCGGGGAGGCCGGGCGCCGGGGCAGGCGGAGGTCCGGGCGGCTGGGTGGGGCCCGGGCGCGTCTTGCCGACCAGCTtccctggggtccgcgctgacGGGCGCGCGGTGGTGCGGGGTTTGGGGCGGCACGATGGTGTGCGGCGCACTCGGAAGCCGCGACGTGGGCGTCGCTGCGGGAAAGGGGCGCTGCGAGCCGCGGGCAGGAGACGTGAGGACAGGCGGGGCGGCTCTCTGGGCGCCGGCTTCCGCGTCCGGGCGAGCGGGGCGGCTAGTGGCTCGGCAGGCGCTCTGCAGGCCGCTGGCTTCGGTGCCCCGCGTCCGTGTCCGGAGTCGTGCGCGCGCCTGGCGCCGACGCCATCTTGGCGGGGGCCCTCGCGTGgacctggggggctgggggccgggcggggccggggcgcggGACTCCGAGAGGCAGGGCCCGCCCGTTGCCCGCTCAGGAACGCTCCTTAAGGGAGTAAGTGACTCCGCGAACTGTGTCTGGACAGCTCCCAGGTAGCCAACTACCCCCCAACCCCCGCGGAAAGCAGTTGCCCTCAAAGTCCGGGTCGGCCTCGAGAACAAAGAGCGGCCGGTGTCGGCATCAACCCTACAGTTCCCGGGCCGGCGGCGCGGCGGGCAGGCTCCGTCTTGGGTCCAACTGCTGAGTCCTCCGTCTCTTTGGTCACTGCGCCAGACCCCTGTCCCGTCGCACCCGAGCGCGCCTCTCATTTAGACCAATGTTTCAGATATAATAAATACACTGCTGTCCTCAAGACACACGTCAGTTTGCTGATCGGTCAGAATGGATGATGGTTTATCTTTTATCTGGTGTTTCAGAGGTTTGAGTGGGCATAGAACACACACGATTCTGTAAATTTGGAAGTGTTTTTCGTTTCTTGAGTCGCTTTTGAAATTAAGGCCCCAAATCCATCTTGTGACCTGCCTCAGCTTAAAGACTGTTGGGGTCAGCTGACACCCCCATCCTCATACTATTGTGGGTCAGCCAGGGTGGCTACCTTTTCTTAACCTGTCTCTGGGCCTGGTCTTCTTTCCCTTGGGAACTTTGAAGACCATGGAAGACAATTCACGAGAAAGCTCCTTGAGATCTGAAGCACTGCTCATCAGTGCTTCTCCGCACCCCACGTGGAGACTTACAGAGGTGGAGGCTGGGATGATGCTAAACATTGCACAGTGCGCAGGGACAGCCCCTCACATGGACGAATTAGCTCGTCCAGGTGCCTGTAGGGCAGAGGCTGAGAGACCCCGCTCTAAACTAAGAGAAGAGGTTGCTTTTCCAAGTGATTGTCTCATTTGGGTCTGCTGCTGCTTCGATTGAGGGGTTTAACTGACAGTCAgtgacttttttccccccatgtttttaatacatttttctccGCGCTACAGTGTCAGCCGTAAACAGAGAGCCATGGGCCTCCCTGTAATACTTGATACGTTGTCCGCCTGACGCCGTATCAGGCACTTCCCCGCCGCTGTGCACATTGTTTTCAGAAGTGCAGGaggggggagttccctggcggtccagtggcctGGATTCAGTCCCTcattggggaactaggatcccatgagcctcgtggccaaaaaaaaaaaaagtgcacgaGAGAGAGGAGAATGTTTTGGTATAGTTTTACAACCACATCAACACTGCTTTCAGGACACCTGACTTCATTGTTAGGGACTCACACTCAAGCCTTCCAGAGACTCTTTGATTCACTGGGTTGAAATAACacgtgtacacatacacactgataATACAGTAGTTATTCCTTAGTTGTGCTGTAACTGAAACTACATATTAGTATTTTAAGGCACGAGACTAGGCACCTAGATTGTGATACCTGGACTAGCTCTGCCAAAAGTGGATCGAGACCCACGGTTTGCAGGGTGTGCGTGCCACCCCCAGGGTATTCACAGGACCACGTTGGCATGCGCTGTTAGTGCTCTGTGCCTGTTGGCAGAACCTCGTGTCAGCTCCTTAAGTGCAGCGTTGCCATTTCTTGAAGGTTGGTGTCCGAGGAAAAGACATTGTTGTTCTTGGTGTGGAGAAGAAGTCAGTGGCCAAACTGCAGGATGAAAGAACAGTGCGGAAGATCTGTGCTCTGGACGACAATGTCTGCATGGCATTCGCGGGTAAGTCTGGGGCCCGTGCTGTATTTCTCAGTCTCCTTGAACAGCTCTGGAGGTTAACCTGGTGGAAGGGCTGTTGAGGGACGTGAAAATTGGGTAACCTGAAATCATTCAAAAGAAAGGGCTGGCCTTCAAGAAGAGGGCTGGCCACAGTTGCAGGGGGAGGTCCTCCCCAGGAGGCTGAAGCGTAGGGGCCAAATGATTAAACACCCCGGGATGAGGCGCTGTGCTGTCGCCTCCATTGCTGCTGGCAGGAGAAAGGTCAGCTGTCACAGCTAACTGTGTGCCCGTGAAGTGGGGAGAGCTGGACAGCACCCGGCTCTCGGGATGTGCCGTATGTTCTTGCACTTCTGGGTTTTCATTCGTTTCCTTCCTCAGCGGGGAGGTCGGTTTACCTAAACTAGAGATTGACTTGCTTTGTCAAAAAATTAGCGTGTTTACAGCCTATGTAAATACAGCTCCTCGTACACGCAGCTTTCTCAGAGAAGCTCACAGAGGCTGCTGGTCCCGCTGTTGGTCGCTCAGAATGATCTCGGTGCCGGCTACCAGAGGACCGGCCAAGGGTAACTGCTGTCCACGCACGTGATCTGCGCTGGCCTCGACGACGGGCCGGACGAGCGGTGGCTCAGGGGAGCTCTCTTTGTGTTCGTTGCAGGCCTCACTGCTGACGCAAGGATAGTCATCAACAGGGCGCGGGTGGAATGCCAGAGCCACCGGCTGACCGTGGAGGACCCGGTCACCGTGGAGTACATCACACGGTACATCGCCAGTCTGAAGCAGGTGGGTGTGTCTGCCTGCCGTGGCTCGGCTAGTTACGAGCAGTCACTGCTTTGTCGTGGAGCGTCCTGCCGCATTACCTCACGTGGCCGCACGCGTCACTTGTGGGGATATTAGACCACGCTTGTTCCACGCAAGGGTCCTAGCCTTGATTTCTCTCTGTCTGTAATTTTACCATCATTTATCCTTTTAAGTGgcatttgttgtgtttttatttagtaGCATGGGGCAGTGCAGATTCATAGTTCCAGAGGGAAATGATGTAGTTCTTGTCTTGTCATTTTGAATGACCAGTCACCAAGCAGTTGAGAGGGGGCTGAAAGCCACGCCCACTCTGGTGAAATCTTAGTCACCTGTGAACCAAAATGTGTAGCCAGATTGTGTCTGCTGTCAAAATAATTCCAAGCAGCCCCAGCTGTGCCTCATGATGCAGTTCTGGTCTTTCTGAGAATGAAAATGCAGCAACAGAAGGAGGAATGCTGAAAACCACAGGCTCCTTTCATTTCTCACCTGAATTGCAAATAACCTGAACGTgggcttaatttttttcatccctTCGTTAAAAGCTGTGTTTGGAACATCATGTGTATTTTACTTACGGCAGGTTCTGGGGGGCCTTCATGCCAAGGCAGCAGCGTCACTGTGTCTCTTTTTCCACTAGCGCTACACACAGAGCAACGGGCGCAGGCCGTTTGGCATCTCTGCCCTTATTGTGGGTTTTGACTTCGATGGTACCCCCCGACTCTATCAGACTGATCCCTCGGGCACGTACCATGCCTGGAAGGTGAGTCCCTGACAAACAGAGGGGCTTTGTTTGGGGCCATCTTGCCAGTAGAAGCAGCTTTGGAGGCCGTTGGGACCTTGAGCTGGCCTGATCGTGTACATAGGTGTGTACGCATACACAAGTGCTCACGACACACTTGTGACAGGGGAGCTGAGAAGTCGTTAAGCGTTGCTTTTTGGGAGGAAAGGACGGCGCGGTGTAAGGATACGTGGTGTAGTCAAGTTGCCCACGTGTCTTTCAGTAGAATCCCTTTCTTGGTAGGAATCAGCACCAACTCCAAATAGCCCTTTGCAAAAAGCAGCCATGGGGCAGGGCCTGGAGTACAGGCCCGCCTCCCACCAGGCTGCCCCTCACCGTAGCACATGGGAGCAGGGTGGCACTGGTGGGGCCAcggggctggtgggggggggtCGTTTTCTTGGGCTGGCTCTGGATTGTCGCACTCTGTGCCGTGTAACACCCATCCCTGTTTCAGGCCAACGCTATAGGCAGGGGTGCCAAGTCAGTGCGTGAATTTCTAGAGAAGAATTATACTGACGAAGCCATTGAAACAGACGACCTGACTATTAAGCTGGTTATCAAGGCCCTCCTGGAAGTAAGTCTGTGTTTGAAATCTGGGCAATATGTTGAAGACGCGCACGCCGTGGTGCTGGTACTTGGGCTGGGCAGAAGGGACGGCGCAGAATGGAGCAGCTGACGTGTGCGCAACAAGGAGGTGGTGAGGGCGCCAACCGTGGCACCAGGCGCTGCTCTGGGGCTGTATCAGCTCCTTACACGTCTGGGCAGTCCAGGCACCGAGAGGCTAGGTGGCTTGCCCAAGCGCTCAGCCTTTCTGAGGCTCGAGCTACAGCTCTAGAGTCAGGGACTTAAGAAGCGCTGGGAATAATGGGTGGAAGCCGTCCTTAGAGGTGCTAGGGGGTGAAGCCAGAGGCAGAGGGGGTCCAGACGTCCGGGCTTAGTGGTGGGAAAGGCTGTGAACAGATGGGAGGGCTGTGAGCACACCTGCTGTGCAGGAGGAGGGACCAGCAACCCCGCCCAAATCCAGCTGCCTCAAGACAGGAGGGTATCGCGAAGGACTGGCCACATCAGTGTGCAGCTAGGACACACGCTTTGGGTATTGGGACCCCGGTGTCCCACCGTCGCCCCTTGTGTGGCAGTGCTGGGTTCAGGCTCACAGGGCACATACGGGCGCTGTTTGGTCTTGAGGTGGGTGAGGCATCTAACGCTCTTCTCTCCCCTCCGAGGTGGTTCAGTCAGGCGGCAAAAACATAGAACTTGCTGTCATGAGACGAGATCAACCGCTCAAGGTAATCACCAAGGTGGTTTGCTGTCCTTACCCACGGAGTGTTCccagtgggcagggcaggggtggtgcACATCAGGGCCATTCTGCTATGGCTCCAGCCCCAAGAAAGCTGCTTTCCAAGGATGCCCACAAATGAGTCGAAAAGAGAGCATCCGCGGGGTGAAAACCTCCGCTGCGCGCGcttgcttctgctttataactatcACCTACACATCAGTTCCAGCTTGTTCCCCGGGTCAGGCACATGTGGCCTTGCTTTCCTGTAGAAGCAGCTGGAAGGGGCATCTGGGGCCTATGTTCGGGGGTCCTTGTGTGGCTAACCATACACTGTTCCTTTGATAGATTTTAAATCCTGAAGAAATTGAGAAATATGTTGCtgagattgaaaaagaaaaagaaga
Protein-coding regions in this window:
- the PSMA7 gene encoding proteasome subunit alpha type-7, whose product is MSYDRAITVFSPDGHLFQVEYAQEAVKKGSTAVGVRGKDIVVLGVEKKSVAKLQDERTVRKICALDDNVCMAFAGLTADARIVINRARVECQSHRLTVEDPVTVEYITRYIASLKQRYTQSNGRRPFGISALIVGFDFDGTPRLYQTDPSGTYHAWKANAIGRGAKSVREFLEKNYTDEAIETDDLTIKLVIKALLEVVQSGGKNIELAVMRRDQPLKILNPEEIEKYVAEIEKEKEENEKKKQKKAS